In a single window of the Elaeis guineensis isolate ETL-2024a chromosome 6, EG11, whole genome shotgun sequence genome:
- the LOC105034942 gene encoding BTB/POZ domain and ankyrin repeat-containing protein NPR1 — translation MANLAEPSSSLSFTSSSNLSNGSSVYTAPPPAPAAEAGASLEVVSLGKLSSNLERLLADSEFDYSDAEIVVEGAPVGVHRCILAARSRFFLDLFSRDGGRCRPEGGKPRYQMSELVPCGRVGREAFMNFLSYIYTGKLKPAPPEVSVCVDPMCAHDACWPAVNFVVELMNASSVFQIPEMVSLLQRRLLNFVEKAFVEDVIPILLVAFHSQLSQLLSHCMKRVARSDLDNISLQKELPQEVAEEIKLIRHKAQTDEPNSLTVDPVLEKRIRRIHRALDSDDVELVKLLLSESDTTLDDANALHYAAAYCDSKVVAELLEMGSANVNLRNNRGYTPLHVAAMRKEPAVIVSLLTKGASASETTADGQNAAMICRRLTRAKDYNTNTQQGQESNKDRICIDILEREMRRNPMAGEDSVTSPLLGDNLHMKLLYLENRVAFARLFFPTEAKVAMEIAQAETTSEFMGLLASRNSSNLREVDLNETPIMQNKRLRSRVDALVKTVELGRRFFPHCSQVLDKFLEEDLPDLLYLQKGTPDEQKIKKMRYCELKEDVRKAFKKDKADSARSWLSSSSSSSSPKGHTRHSKSVR, via the exons ATGGCGAATCTGGCGGAACCCTCGTCTTCTCTGAGCTTCACCTCCTCTTCCAACCTGTCCAATGGCTCCAGCGTCTACACCGCTCCTCCGCCGGCGCCGGCCGCTGAGGCGGGGGCCAGCCTCGAGGTCGTTAGCCTCGGCAAGCTGAGCTCCAATCTCGAGCGCCTTCTCGCTGACTCCGAATTCGACTACAGCGACGCCGAGATCGTCGTCGAGGGCGCGCCGGTCGGCGTCCACCGATGCATTTTGGCGGCAAGGAGCCGGTTCTTCCTCGACCTCTTCTCCCGTGACGGCGGCCGATGTCGGCCGGAGGGAGGGAAGCCAAGGTACCAGATGAGTGAATTGGTGCCTTGCGGCCGGGTCGGGCGTGAGGCCTTCATGAACTTCTTGAGTTATATTTACACCGGGAAGCTGAAGCCAGCTCCGCCGGAGGTGTCGGTATGTGTAGATCCGATGTGCGCTCATGATGCTTGCTGGCCTGCGGTCAATTTCGTGGTGGAGTTGATGAATGCATCGTCTGTGTTTCAGATTCCAGAGATGGTCTCTCTTTTACAG CGGCGCCTTCTCAACTTTGTTGAGAAGGCTTTTGTGGAAGATGTAATCCCTATTCTCTTGGTTGCCTTCCACTCACAGCTTAGTCAGTTGCTCAGTCACTGTATGAAAAGAGTGGCAAGATCCGATCTTGACAATATCTCTCTTCAGAAGGAGCTACCGCAAGAAGTTGCTGAGGAGATTAAATTGATCCGCCACAAAGCCCAGACTGATGAACCTAATTCCTTGACTGTTGACCCTGTCCTTgagaaaagaataagaagaatccACAGGGCTCTGGATTCTGATGATGTGGAACTTGTAAAGTTGCTTCTTAGCGAGTCAGATACCACTTTAGATGATGCCAATGCTCTACACTATGCAGCTGCCTACTGTGATTCCAAAGTTGTGGCAGAGTTGTTAGAAATGGGGTCAGCTAATGTGAATCTAAGGAACAATAGAGGATATACACCCCTCCATGTGGCTGCCATGCGAAAGGAGCCAGCTGTCATTGTGTCTCTTCTCACCAAAGGAGCATCTGCATCAGAAACAACAGCTGATGGGCAGAATGCTGCTATGATCTGTAGGAGGCTAACCAGGGCCAAAGACTACAATACAAACACTCAGCAGGGTCAAGAGTCAAATAAAGACAGAATATGCATCGATATTCTGGAGAGAGAGATGAGGAGGAATCCAATGGCTGGTGAAGACTCAGTCACATCACCATTATTGGGTGATAACCTTCACATGAAGCTTCTGTACCTGGAAAACAGAG TTGCGTTTGCAAGATTATTTTTCCCTACTGAAGCCAAGGTAGCCATGGAAATTGCACAAGCAGAGACAACATCAGAATTCATGGGACTTTTGGCATCAAGGAACTCAAGTAACCTGAGGGAGGTAGATCTGAATGAGACACCTATAATGCAAAACAAACGACTACGTTCGAGGGTTGATGCCCTTGTTAAAACAG TGGAGCTGGGCAGGCGCTTTTTTCCACACTGTTCACAAGTGCTGGATAAGTTTCTGGAAGAAGATTTGCCTGATCTGCTCTACCTCCAGAAGGGAACACCTGATGAGCAAAAGATCAAGAAGATGCGCTACTGTGAGCTTAAAGAGGATGTTCGGAAGGCTTTCAAGAAGGACAAGGCTGACAGTGCACGCTCAtggctgtcttcttcatcatcatcatcctcgcCCAAGGGTCATACAAGGCATTCCAAGTCTGTAAGATAA
- the LOC105034943 gene encoding uncharacterized protein isoform X1, translated as MEPLSMLQRDEQRTETRRNSRKRNMAIVDFSWTNFIEKKKGEILDAPALQKCLVSALHKQVVCAWMQEHGMGIVRNQETWKLEVAHVVDICTLGNFQERKEAAQVLRPPFGRSGWRRESGKESRQMEKQYRPLIVAMKGHPGTGKSTVARDVAAALRCPLLDKDDVRDCTLPVQQSLAAAASSVGGAAALLNDLSYSVLWRMAETQLRLGLTVVIDSPLSRRAHLDRLLDLARRAGASVVIVECRPSDEAEWRRRLESRGAAASAEDGGWHKPTSWAELQRLVEGYGGCTDFDVGEVPRLVVDTTLAAAGAEVSAAVVEFIRSNADG; from the exons ATGGAGCCTTTGAGCATGTTGCAAAGGGATGAACAAAGAACTGAAACAAGAAGGAACAGCAGAAAGAGGAACATGGCAATTGTTGATTTCAGCTGGACCaatttcattgaaaaaaaaaaaggagaaatacTT GATGCTCCAGCCTTACAGAAATGTCTGGTCAGTGCTTTACATAAGCAGGTGGTGTGCGCATGGATGCAAGAACATGGTATGGGCATTGTAAGAAACCAGGAAACATGGAAGCTTGAAGTTGCTCATGTAGTAGACATTTGTACGTTGGGCAACTTCCAAGAAAGAAAGGAAGCTGCTCAAGTTCTGCGGCCTCCTTTTGGAAG GAGTGGATGGAGGAGAGAGAGCGGTAAAGAGAGCAGACAGATGGAGAAGCAATACCGGCCGTTGATCGTGGCGATGAAGGGTCACCCTGGAACTGGGAAGTCCACCGTCGCACGTGACGTCGCCGCCGCCCTCCGCTGCCCTCTCCTCGACAAGGACGACGTCCGCGACTGCACCCTCCCCGTCCAGCAATCTCTTGCCGCCGCCGCCTCCTCCGTCGGCGGCGCCGCCGCGTTGTTGAACGATCTCTCCTATTCGGTGCTGTGGCGGATGGCCGAGACCCAGCTCCGCCTCGGCCTCACCGTCGTCATCGATTCCCCCCTCTCCCGCCGGGCCCACCTCGACCGCCTCCTCGACCTGGCCCGCCGCGCCGGAGCCAGCGTCGTCATCGTCGAGTGCCGGCCGTCCGATGAGGCCGAGTGGCGCCGACGTCTTGAGTCGAGGGGCGCCGCCGCGTCGGCGGAGGACGGCGGCTGGCACAAGCCCACCAGCTGGGCGGAGCTCCAGAGGCTAGTGGAGGGGTACGGCGGCTGCACGGATTTTGATGTCGGCGAGGTGCCGAGGCTCGTCGTCGACACCACCTTGGCGGCCGCCGGTGCGGAGGTCTCGGCGGCGGTTGTGGAGTTTATTCGGTCTAATGCTGATGGATAA
- the LOC105034944 gene encoding DExH-box ATP-dependent RNA helicase DExH6 isoform X1 yields MGRKGQKKGKGGEQRSSIVTEATRIRIDKVLQDFRVSDAEVYTFEPGLSKHERAAIHEMCRKMGMVSKSSGYGERRCLSVYKNRKKQGAVKNEDETVTCLKFSEETKNVLQDLFTCFPPDDGELSEKALRNSSEKGGKRPWKQGTSFCKPSINKSEIAKKVDLLASKISDSAQLRKIMEDRAKLPIASFKDVITSTLETDQVMLISGETGCGKTTQVPQYILDHMWGKGEACKIVCTQPRRISAISVAERIAYERGETVGENVGYKIRLESKGGKNSSIMFCTNGVLLRLLISRGANSSKAETGNRSLEDSIMGITHIIVDEIHERDRFSDFMLAILRDLLPSYPHLRMVLMSATIDAERFSKYFNGCPIIQVPGFTYPVKTFYLEDVLSVLKSADDNHLNPVAISGVEEGTPLTEDYKNALDESINLALANDEFDPLLELISTEQTPKVYNYQHSLTGASPLMVFAGKGRVGDVCMLLSFGADCSLCANDGSTALDWAQQENHLHVCEIIKKHMEKAISKSAEEEELLSEYLASINPEHIDTVLIERLLRKICTDSKEGAILVFLPGWDDINQTRERLLASPFFRDPSKIVILSLHSMIPSAEQKKVFKCPPAGVRKIILSTNIAETAVTIDDVVYVIDSGRMKEKSYDPYNNVSTLQSSWVSKASARQREGRAGRCQPGTCYHLYSRTRAASLPEYQVPEIKRMPIEELCLQVKLLDPDCRIVDFLQRTLDPPVPETIHNAIIVLQDIGALTDDEKLTDLGEKLGSLPVHPSTSKMLLFAILMNCLEPALTLACAADYREPFILPMAPDERKRAAVAKLELASLYGGYSDQLAVVAAFDCWKCAKDRGQESQFCSKYFVSSNTMNMLSSMRKQLQSELAKNGFIPSDISSCSLNARDPGILRAVLMAGTYPMVGRLLPRRKNGGKRAIVETASGAKVRLHPHSSNFNLSFSKSAGSPLIIYDEITRGDGGMYIKNCSLVGPYPLLLLAMEMVVAPANDDDESDEDEESSSGEEDEMETNTSSGQHGEEIMSSPDNIVSVIADRWLRFESAALDVAQIYCLRERLSAAILFKVKYPQEVLPPALGASMYAIACILSYDGLPSMVPVDESMEPQTSKANATDMKQERRAIGYVSPGKFLRFLASDQAQNKSNFHKMREPMHGSAILTYSAPHTLVDRFQQQRTPLNGHGSGGSGPRIRSFKRQRENGCRRT; encoded by the exons TCTACACCTTCGAACCGGGTTTGTCAAAACATGAACGAGCTGCAATTCATGAAATGTGCAGAAAAATGGGTATGGTGTCAAAAAGTTCTGG GTATGGAGAACGTAGATGCCTTTCGGTTTACAAAAACAGAAAGAAACAGGGAGCTGTTAAGAATGAAGATGAGACTGTTACTTGCTTGAAATTTTCAGAAGAAACAAAAAATGTTTTACAGGACTTATTTACATGTTTTCCTCCTGATGATGGAGAGCTGAGTGAAAAAGCACTCAGGAATTCAAGTGAAAAGGGTGGTAAACGACCATGGAAGCAGGGTACTAGCTTTTGCAAACCATCGATAAACAAGTCTGAAATTGCAAAGAAGGTGGATCTGCTTGCATCTAAAATAAGTGATTCTGCACAGCTGAGAAAG ATTATGGAAGACAGAGCTAAACTTCCAATTGCATCCTTCAAGGATGTCATCACATCAACATTGGAAACTGATCAG GTTATGCTGATATCTGGTGAGACTGGTTGCGGTAAAACTACTCAG GTCCCTCAATATATCTTGGATCATATGTGGGGAAAAGGCGAGGCATGTAAAATTGTATGCACACAACCCAGGCGCATATCAGCCATTTCAG TTGCTGAGAGGATTGCTTATGAAAGAGGGGAAACTGTTGGAGAAAATGTTGGTTATAAG ATACGTCTGGAGTCTAAAGGTGGGAAAAACTCATCAATAATGTTCTGCACTAATGGAGTTCTTTTGAGATTATTGATTAGCAGAGGTGCAAATTCATCCAAGGCAGAAACAGGAAACAGGTCATTGGAGGATAGTATCATGGGAATAACCCACATTATTGTG GATGAAATTCATGAAAGGGACAGGTTTTCTGATTTTATGCTGGCAATTCTCAG AGACCTCTTGCCTTCATACCCTCATCTACGAATG GTACTCATGAGTGCTACTATTGATGCTGAACGATTTTCAAAGTATTTCAATGGATGCCCCATTATTCAGGTCCCGGGGTTCACATATCCT GTCAAAACTTTCTATTTGGAGGATGTGCTTTCTGTCTTAAAATCTGCAGATGATAATCATCTGAATCCTGTGGCCATAAGTGGTGTGGAGGAAGGTACTCCATTGACAGAAGACTACAAAAATGCCCTAGATGAATCGATCAATCTAGCTTTAGCAAATGATGAATTTGACCCCCTGTTAGAGCTAATTTCTACCGAGCAAACACCAAAAGTCTACAATTACCAGCATTCGTTGACTGGTGCATCACCATTGATGGTGTTTGCCGGGAAAGGTAGAGTAGGAGATGTATGCATGCTCCTGTCATTTGGTGCTGACTGCTCTTTGTGTGCCAATGATGGAAGCACTGCACTGGATTGGGCTCAGCAAGAAAATCATCTCCATGTCTGTGAAATTATTAAAAAACACATGGAGAAAGCTATATCTAAGTCAGCAGAGGAGGAGGAGCTACTGAGCGAATACCTAGCAAGCATTAACCCAGAGCACATTGACACTGTACTAATAGAGAGGTTATTGAGAAAAATTTGTACTGATTCCAAGGAAGGAGCTATCCTAGTTTTTCTTCCAGGATGGGATGACATAAATCAAACCAGAGAGAGATTGCTTGCATCTCCATTTTTTCGAGATCCATCAAAGATTGTGATACTCTCTCTCCACTCTATGATTCCGTCTGCAGAGCAGAAGAAAGTTTTCAAATGTCCACCTGCTGGAGTTCGTAAAATAATCCTCTCAACTAACATTGCAGAGACTGCTGTTACCATTGATGATGTTGTATATGTCATAGACAGTGGTCGGATGAAAGAGAAAAGTTATGACCCTTATAACAATGTATCTACTCTGCAATCTTCTTGGGTTTCAAAAGCTAGTGCAAGGCAGCGTGAGGGACGTGCTGGTCGTTGTCAGCCAGGAACTTGTTACCATCTGTACTCGAGAACACGTGCAGCATCTCTGCCAGAGTACCAAGTTCCCGAAATAAAGCGGATGCCAATTGAGGAACTTTGTTTGCAG GTCAAGTTGCTTGATCCCGATTGTAGAATAGTAGACTTTTTGCAGAGAACTTTGGACCCTCCAGTTCCAGAAACTATCCATAATGCAATCATTGTTCTTCAAGACATTGGTGCCTTAACGGATGATGAAAAGCTTACAGATCTCGGAGAAAAGCTTGGTTCCCTCCCTGTTCATCCATCAACTAGCAAGATGCTATTATTTGCTATCTTAATGAATTGCCTAGAACCTGCATTAACACTAGCATGTGCAGCAGATTACAGGGAGCCCTTTATTCTGCCAATGGCTCCAGATGAGAGGAAGAGAGCTGCGGTGGCCAAACTTGAGTTGGCTTCCTTGTACGGTGGGTATAGTGATCAGCTTGCTGTAGTTGCAGCATTTGATTGTTGGAAGTGTGCAAAAGACAGAGGTCAAGAATCTCAGTTCTGCTCCAAGTATTTTGTCTCTTCGAACACCATGAATATGTTGTCTAGCATGCGGAAGCAGCTTCAGAGCGAACTGGCAAAAAATGGTTTTATACCTTCAGATATATCCAGTTGTAGTTTAAATGCTCGAGATCCAGGTATCCTGCGGGCTGTCCTCATGGCTGGTACTTATCCAATGGTGGGAAGATTGCTCCCCCGTCGTAAGAATGGTGGTAAAAGAGCTATTGTGGAGACAGCTAGTGGTGCCAAAGTCCGCTTGCATCCACATTCTTCCAACTTCAACTTATCGTTTAGTAAATCTGCTGGTAGCCCACTTATAATTTATGATGAGATTACCCGTGGAGATGGAGGGATGTACATAAAAAACTGTTCTCTGGTTGGGCCATACCCATTGTTATTACTTGCAATGGAGATGGTTGTTGCTCCTgcaaatgatgatgatgaaagtgatgaagatgaagaatcttCCAGTGGTGAGGAAGATGAGATGGAGACGAACACATCTTCTGGACAGCAtggagaggagatcatgtcttcTCCTGATAACATTGTATCAGTCATTGCTGACAGATGGCTAAGATTTGAGTCAGCTGCACTTGATGTTGCTCAGATTTACTGCTTACGAGAACGGCTATCTGCTGCTATCTTATTCAAA GTCAAATATCCACAGGAAGTTCTACCTCCTGCACTTGGAGCATCCATGTACGCCATTGCTTGTATTCTTTCATATGATGGATTGCCGAGTATGGTGCCTGTTGACGAATCGATGGAACCCCAAACATCAAAGGCAAATGCTACAGACATGAAGCAGGAAAGAAGAGCAATTGGCTATGTTTCTCCTGGCAAGTTCCTTAGATTTTTGGCATcagatcaagcccaaaataaatctaatttccaCAAGATGAGGGAACCAATGCATGGTAGTGCCATCTtgacatactctgcaccgcatacCCTGGTTGACAGGTTCCAACAACAAAGAACTCCCTTAAATGGGCACGGTTCAGGTGGTTCCGGACCAAGGATCCGGTCTTTCAAACGGCAGCGTGAAAATGGGTGCCG CAGGACTTAA
- the LOC105034943 gene encoding uncharacterized protein isoform X2, with protein MEKQYRPLIVAMKGHPGTGKSTVARDVAAALRCPLLDKDDVRDCTLPVQQSLAAAASSVGGAAALLNDLSYSVLWRMAETQLRLGLTVVIDSPLSRRAHLDRLLDLARRAGASVVIVECRPSDEAEWRRRLESRGAAASAEDGGWHKPTSWAELQRLVEGYGGCTDFDVGEVPRLVVDTTLAAAGAEVSAAVVEFIRSNADG; from the coding sequence ATGGAGAAGCAATACCGGCCGTTGATCGTGGCGATGAAGGGTCACCCTGGAACTGGGAAGTCCACCGTCGCACGTGACGTCGCCGCCGCCCTCCGCTGCCCTCTCCTCGACAAGGACGACGTCCGCGACTGCACCCTCCCCGTCCAGCAATCTCTTGCCGCCGCCGCCTCCTCCGTCGGCGGCGCCGCCGCGTTGTTGAACGATCTCTCCTATTCGGTGCTGTGGCGGATGGCCGAGACCCAGCTCCGCCTCGGCCTCACCGTCGTCATCGATTCCCCCCTCTCCCGCCGGGCCCACCTCGACCGCCTCCTCGACCTGGCCCGCCGCGCCGGAGCCAGCGTCGTCATCGTCGAGTGCCGGCCGTCCGATGAGGCCGAGTGGCGCCGACGTCTTGAGTCGAGGGGCGCCGCCGCGTCGGCGGAGGACGGCGGCTGGCACAAGCCCACCAGCTGGGCGGAGCTCCAGAGGCTAGTGGAGGGGTACGGCGGCTGCACGGATTTTGATGTCGGCGAGGTGCCGAGGCTCGTCGTCGACACCACCTTGGCGGCCGCCGGTGCGGAGGTCTCGGCGGCGGTTGTGGAGTTTATTCGGTCTAATGCTGATGGATAA
- the LOC105034944 gene encoding DExH-box ATP-dependent RNA helicase DExH6 isoform X2 yields the protein MGRKGQKKGKGGEQRSSIVTEATRIRIDKVLQDFRVSDAEVYTFEPGLSKHERAAIHEMCRKMGMVSKSSGYGERRCLSVYKNRKKQGAVKNEDETVTCLKFSEETKNVLQDLFTCFPPDDGELSEKALRNSSEKGGKRPWKQGTSFCKPSINKSEIAKKVDLLASKISDSAQLRKIMEDRAKLPIASFKDVITSTLETDQVMLISGETGCGKTTQVPQYILDHMWGKGEACKIVCTQPRRISAISVAERIAYERGETVGENVGYKIRLESKGGKNSSIMFCTNGVLLRLLISRGANSSKAETGNRSLEDSIMGITHIIVDEIHERDRFSDFMLAILRDLLPSYPHLRMVLMSATIDAERFSKYFNGCPIIQVPGFTYPVKTFYLEDVLSVLKSADDNHLNPVAISGVEEGTPLTEDYKNALDESINLALANDEFDPLLELISTEQTPKVYNYQHSLTGASPLMVFAGKGRVGDVCMLLSFGADCSLCANDGSTALDWAQQENHLHVCEIIKKHMEKAISKSAEEEELLSEYLASINPEHIDTVLIERLLRKICTDSKEGAILVFLPGWDDINQTRERLLASPFFRDPSKIVILSLHSMIPSAEQKKVFKCPPAGVRKIILSTNIAETAVTIDDVVYVIDSGRMKEKSYDPYNNVSTLQSSWVSKASARQREGRAGRCQPGTCYHLYSRTRAASLPEYQVPEIKRMPIEELCLQVKLLDPDCRIVDFLQRTLDPPVPETIHNAIIVLQDIGALTDDEKLTDLGEKLGSLPVHPSTSKMLLFAILMNCLEPALTLACAADYREPFILPMAPDERKRAAVAKLELASLYGGYSDQLAVVAAFDCWKCAKDRGQESQFCSKYFVSSNTMNMLSSMRKQLQSELAKNGFIPSDISSCSLNARDPGILRAVLMAGTYPMVGRLLPRRKNGGKRAIVETASGAKVRLHPHSSNFNLSFSKSAGSPLIIYDEITRGDGGMYIKNCSLVGPYPLLLLAMEMVVAPANDDDESDEDEESSSGEEDEMETNTSSGQHGEEIMSSPDNIVSVIADRWLRFESAALDVAQIYCLRERLSAAILFKVKYPQEVLPPALGASMYAIACILSYDGLPSMVPVDESMEPQTSKANATDMKQERRAIGYVSPGKFLRFLASDQAQNKSNFHKMREPMHGSAILTYSAPHTLVDRFQQQRTPLNGHGSGGSGPRIRSFKRQRENGCR from the exons TCTACACCTTCGAACCGGGTTTGTCAAAACATGAACGAGCTGCAATTCATGAAATGTGCAGAAAAATGGGTATGGTGTCAAAAAGTTCTGG GTATGGAGAACGTAGATGCCTTTCGGTTTACAAAAACAGAAAGAAACAGGGAGCTGTTAAGAATGAAGATGAGACTGTTACTTGCTTGAAATTTTCAGAAGAAACAAAAAATGTTTTACAGGACTTATTTACATGTTTTCCTCCTGATGATGGAGAGCTGAGTGAAAAAGCACTCAGGAATTCAAGTGAAAAGGGTGGTAAACGACCATGGAAGCAGGGTACTAGCTTTTGCAAACCATCGATAAACAAGTCTGAAATTGCAAAGAAGGTGGATCTGCTTGCATCTAAAATAAGTGATTCTGCACAGCTGAGAAAG ATTATGGAAGACAGAGCTAAACTTCCAATTGCATCCTTCAAGGATGTCATCACATCAACATTGGAAACTGATCAG GTTATGCTGATATCTGGTGAGACTGGTTGCGGTAAAACTACTCAG GTCCCTCAATATATCTTGGATCATATGTGGGGAAAAGGCGAGGCATGTAAAATTGTATGCACACAACCCAGGCGCATATCAGCCATTTCAG TTGCTGAGAGGATTGCTTATGAAAGAGGGGAAACTGTTGGAGAAAATGTTGGTTATAAG ATACGTCTGGAGTCTAAAGGTGGGAAAAACTCATCAATAATGTTCTGCACTAATGGAGTTCTTTTGAGATTATTGATTAGCAGAGGTGCAAATTCATCCAAGGCAGAAACAGGAAACAGGTCATTGGAGGATAGTATCATGGGAATAACCCACATTATTGTG GATGAAATTCATGAAAGGGACAGGTTTTCTGATTTTATGCTGGCAATTCTCAG AGACCTCTTGCCTTCATACCCTCATCTACGAATG GTACTCATGAGTGCTACTATTGATGCTGAACGATTTTCAAAGTATTTCAATGGATGCCCCATTATTCAGGTCCCGGGGTTCACATATCCT GTCAAAACTTTCTATTTGGAGGATGTGCTTTCTGTCTTAAAATCTGCAGATGATAATCATCTGAATCCTGTGGCCATAAGTGGTGTGGAGGAAGGTACTCCATTGACAGAAGACTACAAAAATGCCCTAGATGAATCGATCAATCTAGCTTTAGCAAATGATGAATTTGACCCCCTGTTAGAGCTAATTTCTACCGAGCAAACACCAAAAGTCTACAATTACCAGCATTCGTTGACTGGTGCATCACCATTGATGGTGTTTGCCGGGAAAGGTAGAGTAGGAGATGTATGCATGCTCCTGTCATTTGGTGCTGACTGCTCTTTGTGTGCCAATGATGGAAGCACTGCACTGGATTGGGCTCAGCAAGAAAATCATCTCCATGTCTGTGAAATTATTAAAAAACACATGGAGAAAGCTATATCTAAGTCAGCAGAGGAGGAGGAGCTACTGAGCGAATACCTAGCAAGCATTAACCCAGAGCACATTGACACTGTACTAATAGAGAGGTTATTGAGAAAAATTTGTACTGATTCCAAGGAAGGAGCTATCCTAGTTTTTCTTCCAGGATGGGATGACATAAATCAAACCAGAGAGAGATTGCTTGCATCTCCATTTTTTCGAGATCCATCAAAGATTGTGATACTCTCTCTCCACTCTATGATTCCGTCTGCAGAGCAGAAGAAAGTTTTCAAATGTCCACCTGCTGGAGTTCGTAAAATAATCCTCTCAACTAACATTGCAGAGACTGCTGTTACCATTGATGATGTTGTATATGTCATAGACAGTGGTCGGATGAAAGAGAAAAGTTATGACCCTTATAACAATGTATCTACTCTGCAATCTTCTTGGGTTTCAAAAGCTAGTGCAAGGCAGCGTGAGGGACGTGCTGGTCGTTGTCAGCCAGGAACTTGTTACCATCTGTACTCGAGAACACGTGCAGCATCTCTGCCAGAGTACCAAGTTCCCGAAATAAAGCGGATGCCAATTGAGGAACTTTGTTTGCAG GTCAAGTTGCTTGATCCCGATTGTAGAATAGTAGACTTTTTGCAGAGAACTTTGGACCCTCCAGTTCCAGAAACTATCCATAATGCAATCATTGTTCTTCAAGACATTGGTGCCTTAACGGATGATGAAAAGCTTACAGATCTCGGAGAAAAGCTTGGTTCCCTCCCTGTTCATCCATCAACTAGCAAGATGCTATTATTTGCTATCTTAATGAATTGCCTAGAACCTGCATTAACACTAGCATGTGCAGCAGATTACAGGGAGCCCTTTATTCTGCCAATGGCTCCAGATGAGAGGAAGAGAGCTGCGGTGGCCAAACTTGAGTTGGCTTCCTTGTACGGTGGGTATAGTGATCAGCTTGCTGTAGTTGCAGCATTTGATTGTTGGAAGTGTGCAAAAGACAGAGGTCAAGAATCTCAGTTCTGCTCCAAGTATTTTGTCTCTTCGAACACCATGAATATGTTGTCTAGCATGCGGAAGCAGCTTCAGAGCGAACTGGCAAAAAATGGTTTTATACCTTCAGATATATCCAGTTGTAGTTTAAATGCTCGAGATCCAGGTATCCTGCGGGCTGTCCTCATGGCTGGTACTTATCCAATGGTGGGAAGATTGCTCCCCCGTCGTAAGAATGGTGGTAAAAGAGCTATTGTGGAGACAGCTAGTGGTGCCAAAGTCCGCTTGCATCCACATTCTTCCAACTTCAACTTATCGTTTAGTAAATCTGCTGGTAGCCCACTTATAATTTATGATGAGATTACCCGTGGAGATGGAGGGATGTACATAAAAAACTGTTCTCTGGTTGGGCCATACCCATTGTTATTACTTGCAATGGAGATGGTTGTTGCTCCTgcaaatgatgatgatgaaagtgatgaagatgaagaatcttCCAGTGGTGAGGAAGATGAGATGGAGACGAACACATCTTCTGGACAGCAtggagaggagatcatgtcttcTCCTGATAACATTGTATCAGTCATTGCTGACAGATGGCTAAGATTTGAGTCAGCTGCACTTGATGTTGCTCAGATTTACTGCTTACGAGAACGGCTATCTGCTGCTATCTTATTCAAA GTCAAATATCCACAGGAAGTTCTACCTCCTGCACTTGGAGCATCCATGTACGCCATTGCTTGTATTCTTTCATATGATGGATTGCCGAGTATGGTGCCTGTTGACGAATCGATGGAACCCCAAACATCAAAGGCAAATGCTACAGACATGAAGCAGGAAAGAAGAGCAATTGGCTATGTTTCTCCTGGCAAGTTCCTTAGATTTTTGGCATcagatcaagcccaaaataaatctaatttccaCAAGATGAGGGAACCAATGCATGGTAGTGCCATCTtgacatactctgcaccgcatacCCTGGTTGACAGGTTCCAACAACAAAGAACTCCCTTAAATGGGCACGGTTCAGGTGGTTCCGGACCAAGGATCCGGTCTTTCAAACGGCAGCGTGAAAATGGGTGCCGGTGA